A genomic region of Colletotrichum destructivum chromosome 1, complete sequence contains the following coding sequences:
- a CDS encoding Putative histone H3/CENP-A, histone H2A/H2B/H3, histone-fold: MPPRKRQSDASRRKSRQSDVQPGDPIPNRGKRRYRPGTVALREIRKYQSGTQLLLRQLPFSRLVREIAESVRPRGEAMRWQSQAIQALQEAAEAFLVHLFEDTNLCAIHAKRVTIMQKDIQLARRIRGVWGGLG; this comes from the exons ATGCCTCCTAGGAAGAGACAGTCGGACGCTTCACGTCGAAAATCGCGCCAGAGTGATGTACAAC CTGGTGACCCAATTCCCAACCGAGGCAAGCGACGCTACAGACCCGGCACAGTTGCTCTCAGGGAAATCCGAAAATACCAGAGCGGCACCCAGCTTCTGCTGCGTCAGCTTCCCTTCTCTCGACTT GTCCGCGAAATTGCCGAGTCGGTAAGACCCCGGGGAGAGGCGATGCGGTGGCAATCACAAGCAATACAGGCACTTCaagaagccgccgaggctTTCTTGGTTCACCTGTTTGAAGATACCAACCTCTGCGCTATCCACGCCAAGAGAGTGACCATTATGCAAAAGGATATTCAGCTTGCCAGGCGCATTCGGGGCGTCTGGGGTGGATTGGGTTGA